The Dermacentor silvarum isolate Dsil-2018 chromosome 7, BIME_Dsil_1.4, whole genome shotgun sequence genomic sequence AAAAATTTGGCATTTTAAGTGCATAACAAAGTAGGTAACTGAATGTAAAATTATTAAAACACTTCGCGGTTACCAGAATGCATTGTTTATTTCACATAGAGTTGCGACGTTTCCGAACCGGACATTGGTAATGTTTATAATATTTCCAGTTCAAGGAGCGTCGTATTTTAAAATTAGAGAAATTAGACACGCATAGAAGCAACGGCTTCAGGATACCTCCAAATTCCTGGTGAGAAGCTGTATAAAGGAGCCGACCTATATGTTTTCAACTCAAACCACACCTAGAATGCAGATACGAGCTCCCATAATTTCTCTAATTTCGCTCATTTCATTGTGAATGCTGTTAAGGAAATGGGTATTCTAAGTGCATCAAAAAGAGGTGATTTACTGGTCCGGAAGCTGAATTATCCTGAAATTTCTACACTATCGAAGTAAAGTTTGCGTAATTATACGACCTTAACGAAGGTGATATGAACGACTGCATGATGCCTTTGAAGTTACAGTAAAAAGCTGTAAAGGTGAATTAAAATGTATATGCTGCATAATGAAGCATCACCAGCATATCTGTGACAAATAAACATTTAATGAATGGATGGAAAACAATTTCTTGCGAtccttcggaacgtgcactagcacgtagtgggccgctcccacgtcgggacagaaaggcctagcCTCTCCGCTACGTCGCGGGCCCGTTATACTGCCCATAGTTGTGCTTCAAAATCTGGTTAGCGTAGAGCAGCCTCCCACTTGGACGACGTAACGTCTTCGTGACCCCGTAATGCGGGACACCGCGAGGCACCTATTTTGATTTCGTCCTGATATATAACATTCGCATTGAGCACATTTGTGGGCTGTGTATATAGAAGAAAACgtatattaacgcgacagcgttaactgccccgtgtctcagaaaatccggcgttggcgtaaGCGCCGGTGTCGTTGgaggaaataatcatgccgaaccacaatcatcccgaaccaccccgaccgggcaggccctagcttcgcgtggcgcaaggtgttagggAAGAAAATtggaatttttcaaagtaaaatccgtcagaaaatttacaaagtacgacttaaccacaacctacagacgtgatagcgtctgATTCTAATttaaatatacaagaaaaaaagcctgattagcacccagggatctttgaatactatcgcgttccactcttaaaggcgaagcttaagcgtcccccaaaCTTTATTTATGAACTGACTGTAAGGACAGTAACATACACGGAAATCATTGCATAGGTTCCACTACTACGATTCTATGTGGCTtgtgaaaaaaattatattttaGCGTGACAGCGTTAacggccccatgtcgcagaaaatccggcgttggcgtcggcatgCGATGTCGGTGTCCGTGGCGGGGAAAATACATCCCCAACAGCCCATACCACGCAGACCCCCCACGTGGTGCAAGGGttaggtgaacaaaaattgaatttctcacagtgcaATTCGttagaaaatggtaaagtacgactttaccttTCAGCGTCGGATTGTTTAGCATTCGGCGTcgatttgaatgtacgagaaaacattctgttacgaggaaactcaaacacaaaccagaatttccagcatttctaccagacctacagctgccCGGTCGGGTACTTGCGCAAATGATATCCcgatggcgctcgcatcttcgCCAGGttaaattgggacttcgcctacctaatgcgttttggacacgcgcgcgtcggtgcaatagcaaacaatcaataaaataatgaaaaaggtgctatggccttcacatttcaatataagaccacttatattgcctctGGAAAGACGTcatcccagcaatgcatttatgtttaaaagtgACGCTGAACTTAAggcgatcggtgtaagcttgctcTTTGTAAgtggctttcccacgttttgtgttgcagtgaagcgcttccactgaaagaaaaatgcgatgcgaacggggcccgataacgctattgcgttccactttttaaggtgaagcttaagcgtcctccaacttttaTGCACTGTGTAATGCTCTCCAAAAATAAATAATTCCCGGGTCGTGGCTCTATCCTACTCTGGTAGCTGCAGACTGCATTGTATTCCACGATTACCCACTCAAAGTCAAAAACAACTTGGCCTACGCATCATAAATTTTGAAATGTTTACAACAGCTAGTGATTGTTTCTGATCAAATTCGTAGTTCACCTAGTAAATATATCCTTTATAAAATTTGTAGTAATTATATTCCTTGAAATAACGTATATAGACAAAAAGCACCAAAAATGTCTGCATAAGGAAGCACCTTCCCTCTATCTCCTCACTAACTTGAAAACAGCAGCAAAAGTGTACTAATCTGTATTGCACAATACCTCTTCAAATATCCAGAAGTGACAATTTACGAGCTCTTGCTGAACATTACTGGTGGAACTTCCTTTCTAAattcatcgccgacatcctgcagtgcTGCTCAACccggcacaagctgactacgtcttactatccacagactaatggtctcacggaacgtctgaatcgaaccctgacagacatgcttgcaaagtatgtctcgtccgaccatactgattgggatcTTCCATTACCCTATGTCACATTTGCCCACaattcttcgcgccacgacacGGCCGGTTAATGTCATTTCTTTCcgttgttcggccgagaacccacattgccactggacacatcccttccatccgctGCAGCCGAGACCAGCGAATGCGCACTtcacgccatcaccagggcagcccaagcacaGGAAATTGCCCGCTCTCGCCTCCTGACGTCCCAAGAGATCCAACGGCGTTTGTGTGATCGTCAACACAGAGACGTCCGcgtttcgcctggatctctggtactcctgtggtccccgCCACGTCAGGTTGGCCTGTTacaaaaactcctgtctcggtacacaggtccatatcgagtgctgcgtgccgtgactccagttatgaaatcgccccagtcagtaccagtgcttCATCCGCCCCGAATtgcactgacgttgtgcatgtcccACGCCCCAAAGCGTATCACTCTCCTGTTAccactgatatttagacgcaccgggatggtgcttctgcccccggggataatgatacatgtatattgtgtgtttcttatggacgatgcgcgcgggcagcCTGATGAAGAAGAGGAACTGTTTCTTGCTCTCGGACGCTTTTGAAACTGCGCgaactgcgcgaaaaaacgaagacacaagaaagaaacacacacgacaccacgagcgatCGTGGTGTCCTTTGTGTTTCTTttgtgtgtcctcgttttttcgcgCACTTTTAAAAACGTCTAAAAGCTGTGAACCAACTTGCCCGCCAGAACGTTCTACTAAGTACATTTCTTATCCTATGGGCTCTATTTTATGTGCGCAACCTAAGCAAGATGCATCTATTTCATGTGTGAACCTCATCGCAGTGTCCACATGCCGGTACCGTGTTCTGGCCTATTGCCTGAAGCGAAGGATTGTCCCTCCACAAGTTCAAGCGATATTTGGGCTTCTGGTTCCGTCTTGGGGCCACGTCCGAAATATTGCCAAGATATTGAAGTCCGAATGATGAAGAAACGTAAGACTCTACTCTGACTGGCTAAAAGTGCTACTACAATGCAACCAGAAGGCGTTCGTGGCGGCCGGTTGTTTTGGCGCATATAAAATGTTAGCTGCGAGCGCTGCAAAGTTCTTGTGGCAACGTGCAAGCTGGGCTCTCCCTGAGAAAAGCCAAGGAAAACGTGTCTGCCAGCACTCTCACCGTTCTTGAGATCGTTGTTCTGCCTGAAGATGAACAGGGGATACCCGAAAAAGGGCCGAAATTTTCGTTCGGGCCAGCACCCAAGCGGTCGGAGCTTCTTGCCTTGGTGCCTAGAGTTGGACAGCGAGTTCCGGAAAGCAGCGGGAACGCGTTGTAAGGGGACGGAGTGATCAGCCAGCGAAAAACAAAACCCCTGCGCTCGTGGTGTcctgtgtgtttctttcgtgtgcCCTCGTATTTTTTGCGCAGTGTTAAAAGCGTCTAaaaactatgaaccaactagcccgccagaacgtttttgctctcgagctgtcggctgaactcgccagcgctgcagttgtcttgTGTAAATATACCTTGTCTCCAGTGCTAAACCCTCTTTGTTCGCAAATAGAAACCTACAAATATCATCACAGTCAGATTTTTGTATACGTCCAAGCTTTTCCTTAAAATTAGCTCTAAAATTTGTCCAAGTAGAATTGTCATAGAGTTTGCATTGCCTGAAGCCACGGTTGCCATGATGGTGAACAGCAGAAAACCAAGTGCGACAAACTTTCCTCCCATGGTGGCCTGCAACGAGAAATGAAAAATAGCCACATATGATTTCACCACAACACCATTTATTCTTAAGTCCTTCTAGCTTGCTTCGAAAATCCTTGAGGGAGTTtctgaagataaaaaaaaaacttatggtGCTAAGTACAGGCTTCTTTAGTAGGAACGCCTTATTTACTCGGCTATTGATCACCGTAAATTTAAGAGGGAAGTCGCCTCCTTCATTGTGTTGCCACATGAAACTCTTCAGTGATCACCAAAGAACATTTTCTCCATTACTTTGATTGTGTTTTGAGTATATAGGAGTATATTTATCAGGAACTTACTGGAAATGGTATTACTACCAAATCTGACAGTTCACTGCAAGGATCTAGGAAAACATCTTATCTCAAAAGAGCTGCTAACCACTGATAAGAAATACATTTAGCAGAAACTACTACCTCATCTCGCGACCAGAagcaaaacaaacaagaaaagaaCGGTTCCTCGTACCTTTGATTGTCCCTAAGCGTACAGCTTTAGATCATATGCAAAAGCGCAATTCCGTAGAGTAGCTTTCCAGCAGGTGCTCGAGTTACTTGCTACTATGCTCCTCCGGCACGCGGATGGCTTCTGCGGAGTTATGGCTCGAGTTGCCGCCTATTTATGTTGTTCCCACGACGGGTtaagataaataaaaaaagatggAACATAAACAGCGGGCGAAAGTTGCACCCCGCTTTGACTAGCACGTTCCAAGGGCGTTCGTTACCTTGGTAGTGATGATATCAAGAGGCCTCTCGTTTAACGCTTTAGCGTTAAGGGCACTGCATCGTCGAAAATCCGGTGTCAGTGTCGGCATCAGGCGAAGATTATGTCAGCGGAAATTTattatatatttaggtatatgtatatgccatgccttgctatatggcatgtggtatatgcgggttgtACTACCACACTATTCCGTCACTAACGTtgatcataccttgtcttacagtcttgacaaagttattcctcggaattttgagaatgacagccgacaaacaaatgccatgaaagaaaacaccgacaacgcatgcctttgatggtaaatcttctcagagtgaaatattaaaagtgcgaaaacATAACAGAagcctgaaaattatgtaatttttttaGCGCGGCTGTGGACTGCCTCCGCGATCGGCGCATACAAGaagctgcgtttctaccagaaagctcgtcttcgtgcaaagcgttcgccgccagcatttcccggtaaacattacggttacataagttgcagtttccgggaagcgtgagaagcagtcagggatctttgaatgctatcgcgttccatttgttaaaggtgaagcttaagcgtcctccaaatattTGACTTCTGGATCTTTTTTTAGGACAATCTGCTGCGCACGCTTGCTGAACAGGTGAAATGATAGGTGAGAATATTTATAGTTTCACCTTAGCAGCAAGAAGATGGGAATATTTGTGCAATTAACGATGCCGAACATATATAATAGAACCATTCCGTAGAAAAGGAAACAAACAGAAAACGAAGGTTTTCTTGCTACCGCAAGAATGCGGTGTCTATTAACGGATAAGATTTCGTTCTTCTCGCAGGCGagtgtttgtgcatatttttCTCCCCGGTCGGCTCGCCTGCGGTGCAATGCTCTTGGGTCATTTTACTGTTTCTGATGAATCGTCTGTGTCGGCACGTAACCTTGAAGTTCATTACAGCGCCGCATaatgtttcttttctttacttTGCTAACAAAGGCATTTTTCCTGACTAGCGTGCCATCGCTTATAAAGTTTCTGTCAGCGTAGCTCAGCTTCATTGGTGATGACAAACATCCAGGAGAAAATAAAAACTTATTAAAGGATGCGAGAACGCAATGTAACTGCGAAATTGGGCTACCAGTTTGGAAGATTTATTTTTTCTGGTGCCTAATTAAAACTAAATTTTGCGCTTTTCAGTCTAAAAATTTCTAGTGTTTCCCGCACGAAAAAATTTATTGACAGAAAGCTTTAAAACCATCTAAACATCGTCCAATTTAATACTTTCTTCTTATAGGGAAGTGAATTTCAGGGCTTCTAATTATGACCAATTCTTACTGTATAAAAATTTAAGGTACATTTACTAAACAGACAATATTGATACCTGTATATGCGCCTACGCGACGGCACTCTGCAGAAAATTTTATTAACAATTACCGATGCGTTGAGGAAGTGTTTCTTTGATATACCTGAGGCTTTGTACAAAGCACGTTATGTGAGACTTATACGCTGTCAAAGTCTATGTTCATCCTAATCCAGCAGACAATTCGTAACGAGTACGTACACCTTGCGCTCCCCTGAGTTCTACTTCAAAGATCATATTTACCTCCGAAAACAAAAGGTATAAGCCGTACTCCATACGTGCCCTTACCAAACACGCGCTAATAGTAGATAAACGTTTGATGGTGCGGTAGAACTCATGTGTATTTGGAGGAAGTAACTCCTTGAGCAAAGAATGCTGCAACCAGTACTTCCACAACGTTTTCCAAGTTTTAGCATTGTCTGAGTTATGACCGCCGGGCTGCTCTATACAAGGTTCTTTGCTGGAGACGGACGGAATGCACCCCTTTGCAACAGTCCTTGGAGACAGCTGCTAAAATTGCGAACCGAAGTGCACCAGATCTCAAAACTATCGGTCCGGTACAGTTCGCGGGAGATGCGGCTCGAATCGCGCTTCGGAATAGTTTTCAAGAGGCATCGGCAGTGGTGACCGGAGCTGGAGAAGGCTTCACTGTGCCTGCCGTGCTTCCTGGGGCCGCTGCCTGTCCTAGGCCGAATGACCATGAAAGTCAAATGCGGTAACACGCAAGTGGACAGCTCGTTGGTTGTAGTAGATTGCGGCAGGCCTCTATTGTGCGGATTGAACACTATCCATGCCTTCAAGAATGCCGGCATGGCGCTACTGGAAGAATGCGCACCGCAGCGAAAGCGAAGCTTTTAGCTGAATTCTTTGAAATTTTTGAAGAGCGGTGGGGTTGTTGCAACGGGCTCCCTGTAACGCTGCACAGAAAAGAAGCCGCTATACCACGCTTTCTCAAGGCTAGACTAGTGGCGTAGGCGCTTCGCGAAAAGGTGTCTGCAGAAATCGATCGCCAAGTGCACGAAGGAGTGCTTTCGCCAGTGAGAGTTTGCGAGTGGGCTACGCCCGTCATGCCATTAGTGTAACGAAACGGTGATATCCGGCTGTGCGGCGACTTTAAACTAGCCGTGAATCCGGCAACACATTTAGAACAATACCCGTTGCCGAAGATTGAGGACATATTCGCATCTCTGTACGGGGGTGGGGTGTTCACCACTTTGGATTTACGTCTCGCGTATAATCAACTTACACTGGACGACGAAGCAGCAAAAATGGCGGTGTTGAACACACACAAAGGTTTATTGCTTACAACCACCTAGCTTTCGATATCGCATTGGCTCCAGCCTTGTTCCAGTGCCGCATCGAGTCCATCCTTCTAAAATGCCTGCCTCGGATCAAGGTGTACTTAGATGACATTATTGTAGCCGAAAAGCGAAACGACGATTCATGGCTCCGGCAAGTCTTCGAGCGGCTGCGCTACAATGGAATCACGTTGAACCCGGAGAAGTGTAGGTTCAGGGAGAAGCAAGTTGCCTTCTTGGGCCACAAGATCGACGCAACTGGCCTGCACCCGCCCCACAACATGGAAGCCATCACCGCAGCACCCAGACCAGAGACGGTGAACCAGTTGAAATCATTTTTGGGGTTGACCACATATTACGCCAAGTTTTTGCCCAACCTTGCAGCCACGATGGAGGCACTCTATCGGCTCCTGGCTAAAGGAGCACGGTGGCAATGGAAAGCCTAACATGAAAACGCTTTCCAAGCAGCCAAGCGTGTCATGGTGGAATCGAAACTTCTCGTACACTATGACCCCCAAAAGCGGTCGCGGCTTGAATGCGACGCTTCGCCGGTTGGGGTCGGCGCGGTGCTATCACACCGAATTGGCAAGATAGGCTATCCTAGATCTTTCCGTTCAAGACCACTCACACCTCGCTGAGCGGAATTATTCACAGTTGGAGAAAGAAGCGTTGGCCTTAGTGTACGGCATTACCAGGTTCTGAGATTACTTGTTGCCGAATCATTTCACTCTGGTAACAGACCACAAGACGTTGACGGGACTGTTTCACCCAGAGAAGCCGATCCCACACATTGGAGCTGCGAGAATTCAGCGATGGGCCTTGCTATTTTCGGCCTACCAATATGATATCGAGTACCGCCGAGGACAGTTGAATGCTAACGCTGACGCTCTCACTCGCCCTCCATTACCGAGCTTGGGGGACCGAGAAGGGCAGGAGCCGTTGGAATACGTGCTCTATACGCGCGGTCTAAAGATTATGGCCCTTTCCGCTCGCCATTTAGCGGATCTGAGCAGCACAGATGATACGCTTCGTCAGGTTCTTCTCGAGGTGATCTCACGCAAGGCGTGGATCACGCGTGGGTGGCAACCGCGCTTAGCTAAAGCACAGCAACGAATTTTGCCATACTCTCACTGCCATGACGAGCTCGTGGCCAATCACGATCTAATCTACTGGGGCCATCGTGTAGTGTTGCCGGAGGCGGCACGACGGTGCATGCTGGAAGAACCGCACGACAGTCACCCCGGTATTAGTGCCATGAAGCGCACAGCGTATCCCGGATTAGATAGGGACATCGAAGAGATGGTTCAAAGGTGCCCTCAATGTATACAAAGCTGATCCATGCCAACCGCTGCAATTGCGTCTCCATGGCCAGCGAGCAACAAACCATGGTACAGGTTGCACATGGGTTTTGCAGGTCCCATCAATGGTTACCAAGTTTTTGTGTTGGTTGACGCCGAGACGAAGTCGATTGAGGCCGTACCTTTGAAGACCGGCACAGCGGACACCACCATTCAAGCACTCCAGGGTATTTTCCCACGTATTAGACTACTGTACTCTTTAGTATCAGATAATGGACCACAGTTTTCAAGTGCCACGATGTCCGGTTTCTTGCAAAGAAGCCGTGTTAAACACGTGAGAACAGCCCCATACCATCCGCAGTCGCATGGGTTGGCGGGACGAGCCGTGCGATCAATAAAAGAGGGGCTTCGAAAGAATCAGTTCGGTACATTACAATACCGACTAACAAAGTTTTATGCCGGTACAGAACGACACCTTTGGAAGGCGGAAAATCGCCAGCAGAACTGCTGTTGGGTTTTCGTCCCCGAACCGGGCTGACGGCTTCCTTCCCATATGCAAAGGAGGCGCAAGACAATGGTTCCAAGGCACTGGCGTCAGGAGCAAGAAAAGCACAAGTACGGTTTCCACCAGGAAGGCATGTATGGTCGCGCCACTATCGGTCGGGCCAGAGGTTGTTACCGGCGACAGTAATATCCACGACAGGAACACGTGTGGTTAGACTGCAAACACCAGAGGGACAGCAGCGGCGCCACATGGACAAACTCCGGCCACGGCTGGACACAGAGTTGCCACCTAGCAAGCAGAGCCAAGTCCGGACCAACGACGAAACTCAGTAGAGCCTTCAGCTAGCAGGAGTTCCTCACGGTACGGAAGTACGGGAAGCCAGCTCTCAAGCAAAAGACCAAGAGCTACCACGACGTTCGACTTCGCACCGGAAGCCACCAGGTCGTCTCACGTATACTAACTTAGGGGGAAGGGATGCATTGTTATCAAGCGCGCCTACTGATGTATAGCATGAGTAAGACGGCTTGCACGTGTCGCATTCTCGCTTATCAAGGCCGTTTCTGTCGCTTATCATGTGACCATTTCTGCTGACATAAAACCTGTAACACCTAGCAATAAACGTTCTTTGGTTCTGCCTCTACCTGCCCGCTAGGCGGTGTTATTTCACACGCAACTCGGTGTCACCATCAATATTACGAAACTTGATACGATCAGTACGAATGACGGCGCTgcgcgacacgaactgctgcggatggcggcgctaagtgaactgatgaggcaagcaaactactgcaggtggtggtgccaggtgcgctgatgacgttccgatcattaagTGGTTATCGCTCTTTCACGCCTAATCCATCTGCGACGAACTATTATGAACCATGAAAAACCGTACTCTGGCGGCGGCTATATGCCTTGCACGGACGcatgggccgtatcttgaaagcgatctgcgatggcgacagagagTGTCGACAGCTGACAACTTCTCGTGATTCGTGTTCTAGTCGATACGTTCGCATTGAAGAGAGACGTGCAGgcccccatcttgaaagcgatctgagatgGGGCAGAGTAAGGTGAGTGCTGACAGCT encodes the following:
- the LOC125947111 gene encoding uncharacterized protein LOC125947111 — protein: MHRFHEPFTTKCLGTIVLRLLCIWEGSRQPGSGTKTQQQFCWRFSAFQRPPWEESLSHLVFCCSPSWQPWLQMRTIVRTWDARTTSLASSANNGALAHASGTETLVGNC